The following coding sequences are from one Rutidosis leptorrhynchoides isolate AG116_Rl617_1_P2 chromosome 11, CSIRO_AGI_Rlap_v1, whole genome shotgun sequence window:
- the LOC139875526 gene encoding cysteine proteinase inhibitor 1-like, with the protein MAKVNINFFMLLVAFMLYNSCMISGESTLGDDWQPIDDLDDPWLIRITKFAVDVHNQNDHASLIWKGVVAGWNKKDEVFGTYYKTTIAATDGAAQNNYEAIVWDVPRQRLVLKSFTGPF; encoded by the coding sequence ATGGCAAAGGTAAATATCAATTTTTTCATGCTCTTAGTGGCATTCATGTTGTATAATTCTTGTATGATATCAGGTGAAAGCACTCTCGGTGACGATTGGCAGCCAATTGATGATCTGGACGATCCATGGTTAATAAGAATAACAAAGTTTGCTGTAGATGTGCACAACCAGAATGATCATGCATCTTTAATTTGGAAAGGTGTAGTTGCAGGATGGAACAAAAAGGATGAAGTGTTTGGAACATATTACAAAACGACGATCGCGGCTACAGATGGTGCTGCACAGAATAATTATGAGGCTATTGTTTGGGATGTACCTAGACAACGTCTAGTGTTGAAATCCTTCACTGGACCCTTTTga